A genomic stretch from Sulfurimonas sediminis includes:
- a CDS encoding DUF302 domain-containing protein, protein MKKLITLAIVLFCAVSLQAKGDLHLFSVDNKDGKITPYMIEEALNNGGFHVELNSNMIGPFKKQFKETQYKVFTLMTFWSKKYTRDLVIKYPKAGVFTPMGMGIYQAKNENTLHLSVLSAEAQGKILGIKDLSLLKKIETDVLAVIKKNFPKAKHTYSEDSLKTSHNLVTVYEMEVDEDEDPDDVLDELQMNLEGAFKPYGFVVPQFMDLNEVLTQDATKESPFDFYITYSICKLPVIYTVSKSRPEASAFAPCTTMLYKKKGENKVVVGFPAVYNWLSSAKVEDKEAKATLLKAQKDFESILKDITE, encoded by the coding sequence ATGAAAAAACTAATTACACTGGCAATTGTACTTTTTTGTGCAGTTTCACTACAGGCAAAGGGTGATTTGCATCTTTTTAGTGTAGACAACAAAGATGGAAAAATTACACCGTACATGATAGAAGAGGCATTAAACAATGGTGGTTTTCATGTAGAGCTTAACAGCAACATGATAGGGCCGTTTAAAAAGCAGTTTAAAGAGACACAATACAAGGTGTTTACTTTGATGACATTCTGGAGTAAAAAATATACAAGAGATTTGGTGATTAAGTATCCAAAAGCGGGTGTTTTTACACCGATGGGTATGGGAATCTATCAGGCAAAAAATGAAAATACCTTGCATCTTTCTGTGTTGAGCGCAGAAGCACAAGGAAAAATATTAGGGATTAAAGATTTGTCTCTTCTAAAAAAGATAGAAACAGACGTGCTTGCAGTGATAAAAAAGAATTTTCCAAAAGCAAAACATACTTACAGTGAAGACAGTTTAAAAACATCACATAATTTAGTAACAGTCTATGAAATGGAAGTAGATGAGGATGAAGACCCGGATGATGTGCTGGATGAACTCCAAATGAATTTGGAAGGAGCTTTTAAACCATACGGATTTGTTGTTCCCCAATTTATGGATCTTAACGAAGTACTTACACAAGACGCAACTAAAGAGTCACCGTTTGATTTTTATATCACTTATTCTATCTGTAAACTGCCGGTCATTTACACTGTTTCAAAAAGCAGACCTGAAGCATCAGCATTTGCACCATGTACAACAATGTTGTATAAGAAAAAAGGGGAAAATAAAGTTGTCGTAGGTTTTCCGGCTGTCTATAACTGGCTGAGTTCTGCCAAAGTTGAAGACAAAGAGGCAAAAGCGACACTCTTAAAAGCACAAAAAGATTTCGAATCTATTTTGAAAGATATAACAGAGTAA
- a CDS encoding DsrE family protein, with protein MLKFTLILLSFCILSFADTEYAEPKPSIDNPRQIVFSVTEDSAHALDHILSVANNVLKFYGPEKVEMKIVAYSKGIKLLDRHVKETAVRVDALMQYDVEFVACGNTMRTLHIKEEDLVEGSVVVTAGVVELLESVKAGWIYIKP; from the coding sequence ATGCTAAAATTTACACTAATTTTACTAAGCTTTTGTATTCTCTCGTTTGCAGATACAGAGTATGCAGAGCCTAAACCTTCTATAGACAATCCGAGACAAATTGTCTTTTCAGTCACAGAAGACTCTGCACATGCACTGGATCATATACTCAGTGTCGCAAACAATGTTTTAAAGTTTTACGGACCCGAAAAAGTAGAAATGAAAATCGTTGCCTACTCCAAGGGAATAAAACTTTTGGACAGACACGTGAAAGAGACTGCTGTGCGAGTGGATGCTCTGATGCAGTATGATGTAGAGTTTGTTGCGTGTGGTAACACAATGCGAACCCTCCATATAAAAGAAGAAGACCTTGTTGAGGGCTCTGTTGTAGTAACTGCAGGTGTGGTTGAACTACTCGAGAGTGTCAAAGCAGGTTGGATTTATATTAAACCATAG
- a CDS encoding thioredoxin family protein: MNKFIFLVLLSSLSLWGLEFHTYEEALKIQKKNNKIIMIDVIRSDCQYCIKMKKEVFDNPEMSAWIEERFIPVELNLDFDELPLGLHVYFTPTFFFVDKNQKIIKQIPGSWNIQDFKDLTKNIK; this comes from the coding sequence ATGAATAAGTTTATATTTTTGGTGTTATTGAGCAGTCTCTCTTTATGGGGTCTTGAATTTCATACCTATGAAGAAGCGCTAAAAATTCAAAAGAAAAACAATAAAATTATTATGATAGATGTCATACGTTCGGATTGTCAGTACTGCATAAAAATGAAAAAAGAGGTATTTGACAATCCTGAGATGTCAGCATGGATAGAGGAGCGTTTCATTCCTGTAGAATTGAACCTTGACTTTGATGAACTGCCTTTGGGATTACATGTATATTTTACACCGACTTTTTTCTTTGTGGACAAAAATCAAAAAATAATTAAACAGATTCCGGGTTCATGGAATATTCAGGATTTTAAAGATTTAACAAAAAATATAAAATAA
- a CDS encoding MBL fold metallo-hydrolase has product MSNSCFVTLGNSYLVIDSGPTYQYAQQAYQKMKTIKNLPVSYVIDTHVHDDHWLGNSYYATLGSTIIGSSVFKELPKLEKTRMQRRISPEAYKQTKQIFPTVFVDQEKVLDINGTKVYIKSVNHKAHTNSDLYVYIPSKKIVFVGDLVFNQRLPSLRDGDISGWIEALDDIRTMDVEYIVGGHGENIDKKAVDFTYNYLKTLKKEVKKRLDAGEDIADVVNEVTMKKYKHDPFYDSIHRQNVETAYRMLEWEDE; this is encoded by the coding sequence ATGTCTAATTCATGTTTTGTTACCCTTGGGAACAGCTATCTTGTGATAGATAGTGGTCCCACGTATCAGTATGCCCAGCAGGCATATCAAAAGATGAAAACTATCAAAAATCTTCCTGTTTCTTATGTAATTGATACCCATGTTCATGATGATCATTGGTTAGGCAACAGTTATTATGCTACACTCGGTAGTACAATTATAGGTTCGTCAGTCTTTAAAGAACTGCCTAAATTAGAAAAAACACGTATGCAAAGAAGAATCTCTCCCGAGGCATATAAACAGACAAAACAAATTTTTCCAACTGTTTTTGTTGATCAGGAAAAAGTGCTAGATATTAACGGGACAAAAGTTTATATAAAAAGTGTAAATCATAAAGCGCACACAAACAGTGATCTTTACGTTTACATTCCAAGTAAAAAGATAGTTTTTGTAGGGGATCTTGTTTTTAACCAAAGACTTCCTTCCCTGCGAGACGGAGATATTAGTGGCTGGATAGAAGCTCTTGATGATATTAGAACAATGGATGTTGAGTATATTGTCGGCGGGCATGGAGAAAATATAGATAAAAAAGCAGTTGATTTTACCTATAACTACTTGAAGACTTTAAAAAAAGAAGTAAAAAAAAGACTTGACGCTGGTGAAGATATAGCTGATGTAGTGAATGAGGTGACGATGAAAAAGTATAAGCATGATCCTTTTTATGATTCCATTCACAGACAGAATGTAGAAACAGCCTATAGAATGTTGGAGTGGGAAGATGAATAA
- a CDS encoding OprD family outer membrane porin, whose translation MKILKLSAIAALACVFSVSVEADESTQKRELKNNMMVKTNIVPGKVDNLADMFTEGMFYGRLRTNYFKWDWKNDDTATTGNKDNEAFGLGGSLLYKSATYNGMSAMAGFYFTSSPIRSLREDEADIKYVKAGKDTFSRYQISTTGVWEYAVLAEANIQYEISKTKVIAGRQIFESFLTKSNDTKMIPNTFEAVVLETKELSKTRIRGAYITAQKLRDHTTFHDVITFKDESGNSWANNDDSAVHKGLSYQNFVTAGEDVNHELIVIDLRNKSIKNLKIDVTYGSVPGVVSSMTGELNYKIALPGGYSLTPGARYMKQFDNGGGAVGGATLKGSLALDKTPTSNLGYKDRFTLDSSLWMARLVLKKGALKAQVAYSAVEDAADIVAPWRGFPTGGYTRAMAQYNWYANTKTTAAEVHYDFDKAGLVPGFSTLFRYAMQNFDEAKQLAGVQADSNILHVDLRENFGNGLYAKIRVGLVSADSRVSGIEKDSYNEYRFELNYLF comes from the coding sequence ATGAAGATATTGAAATTAAGTGCTATCGCGGCATTAGCATGTGTGTTTTCAGTCTCAGTAGAGGCTGATGAAAGTACGCAAAAGCGTGAATTGAAAAATAATATGATGGTGAAAACAAATATTGTGCCTGGTAAAGTGGATAATCTTGCAGATATGTTTACAGAAGGTATGTTTTACGGCCGTTTAAGAACAAATTATTTTAAATGGGATTGGAAAAATGATGATACAGCAACCACAGGAAATAAAGACAATGAAGCATTTGGTTTAGGTGGAAGTTTACTTTATAAATCTGCAACATATAATGGTATGAGTGCGATGGCAGGGTTTTACTTTACTAGTAGTCCTATTAGATCTTTGCGTGAAGATGAAGCGGATATTAAATATGTAAAAGCCGGAAAAGATACATTTAGTCGTTATCAAATTAGTACAACTGGTGTTTGGGAATATGCAGTTTTAGCAGAAGCAAATATTCAGTATGAAATTTCTAAAACAAAGGTTATTGCCGGTCGTCAAATTTTTGAATCTTTTTTAACAAAGTCAAATGATACAAAAATGATTCCAAATACATTCGAAGCGGTTGTTCTAGAAACAAAAGAGTTGTCTAAAACAAGAATTCGAGGTGCGTATATTACCGCACAAAAATTACGTGATCATACAACTTTTCATGATGTCATTACATTTAAAGATGAATCAGGCAACAGTTGGGCAAATAATGATGATTCAGCTGTACATAAAGGTTTAAGTTATCAAAATTTTGTTACTGCTGGAGAAGATGTAAATCACGAACTTATTGTTATAGACCTTAGAAACAAATCAATTAAAAATCTTAAAATAGATGTTACTTACGGAAGTGTTCCTGGAGTTGTTTCATCGATGACGGGAGAGTTAAATTATAAAATTGCACTTCCTGGAGGGTATTCTTTAACACCGGGTGCTAGATATATGAAGCAGTTTGACAATGGCGGTGGAGCTGTTGGTGGTGCTACTTTAAAAGGCTCTTTAGCTCTTGATAAAACACCTACTTCAAACCTTGGTTACAAAGATAGATTTACACTTGACAGCTCACTTTGGATGGCTCGTTTAGTATTGAAAAAAGGAGCACTAAAGGCTCAAGTTGCTTACTCTGCTGTGGAAGATGCAGCAGATATTGTAGCGCCATGGAGAGGATTTCCAACTGGTGGATATACACGTGCAATGGCACAGTATAACTGGTATGCAAATACTAAAACCACAGCTGCAGAAGTTCATTATGACTTTGATAAAGCTGGTTTAGTTCCTGGATTTAGTACATTATTTCGCTACGCAATGCAAAATTTTGATGAGGCGAAACAGCTTGCTGGTGTTCAAGCAGATAGCAATATATTACATGTAGATTTGCGTGAAAATTTTGGTAATGGACTCTATGCAAAAATACGAGTTGGTTTAGTTTCAGCAGATAGTCGTGTAAGCGGTATAGAAAAAGATTCATATAACGAGTATCGTTTTGAATTAAACTATTTGTTCTAA
- the soxB gene encoding thiosulfohydrolase SoxB: MEISRRDFMHIAAIFGLTAATSSFASSQKIEQIGLKDIYQFNSMGNFTLMHICDLHAHIKPLYWREPSTLISAPNLVGTPGFLCGEAFAKHYGLEPSSLDAYFDTYIDFSKLAKKFGKMGGIAHIKTLTNHIIKERGKENVLFLDSGDTWQGTGVALKTAGEAIVKAQNYLGIDTMVGHWEFTYGKERVKELIEMLDAKFISQNIVGDDPFADEYEELIFEPYTIEERGGAKIGIIGQSFPFTSTANPKEFTEGWSFGLRLETLQEYVDELRNEKKVDCVVVLSHDGFSVDQEVARKVKGIDFILSGHTHDPSPEPIVINGTVIVIAGSHGKYIGRLDIDAKNGKVNGYEYKLIPIASHIIPADPEGVKLVNELYAPFDKEFNEVLGRTKGMLYKRDTFFSTFDQLINDAIMDEMKCDVSFTPGYRWGTTVLAGDNILMDNVYEMCGITYPDVYTFELKGEKIATLLEDIADNVFNANPLYQQGGDMSRLGGVTYSIAVSNKAGERISNLKIGGKPIDLKKTYIVSSWGGNLQKAGANLQTDKIRPVYDVVRDYIKKKKVVDVSNKGNVTILDYSCGCPTKGSRGC; encoded by the coding sequence ATGGAAATTTCTAGAAGAGATTTTATGCACATTGCAGCGATATTTGGACTGACTGCGGCTACAAGTAGTTTTGCAAGTTCACAAAAAATAGAGCAGATTGGTTTAAAAGACATATACCAGTTTAATTCAATGGGTAATTTCACACTGATGCATATATGTGATTTGCATGCACATATAAAACCACTCTATTGGAGAGAGCCCTCAACATTGATCTCTGCTCCAAATCTTGTGGGAACACCGGGATTTTTGTGTGGGGAAGCATTTGCAAAGCATTACGGTTTAGAGCCAAGTTCTTTGGATGCATATTTTGATACCTATATAGACTTTAGCAAATTGGCTAAAAAGTTTGGAAAAATGGGTGGTATCGCCCACATTAAAACTTTGACAAATCACATTATAAAAGAGCGTGGAAAAGAGAATGTTCTTTTCCTGGATTCCGGTGATACATGGCAAGGGACAGGCGTGGCACTGAAAACTGCCGGTGAAGCTATTGTAAAAGCTCAGAATTACCTTGGTATTGACACTATGGTCGGGCACTGGGAATTTACTTATGGAAAAGAGAGAGTAAAAGAGCTTATCGAAATGCTTGATGCGAAGTTTATTTCTCAAAATATTGTAGGTGATGATCCTTTTGCTGATGAGTATGAAGAGTTAATTTTTGAACCATATACTATAGAAGAGCGTGGTGGTGCAAAAATCGGAATTATTGGTCAATCTTTTCCATTTACATCTACTGCAAACCCAAAAGAGTTTACAGAGGGTTGGAGTTTTGGTTTAAGACTTGAAACACTTCAAGAATATGTAGATGAGTTGAGAAATGAGAAAAAAGTGGACTGCGTTGTTGTACTTTCGCACGACGGATTTAGCGTTGATCAGGAAGTGGCGCGTAAAGTTAAAGGTATCGACTTTATTTTAAGCGGTCACACACATGACCCTTCACCGGAGCCTATTGTAATTAACGGTACTGTTATTGTTATTGCAGGAAGTCACGGAAAATATATCGGTCGTTTGGATATTGATGCAAAAAACGGAAAAGTGAACGGATATGAGTACAAACTTATTCCTATTGCTTCACATATCATTCCGGCAGATCCGGAGGGTGTAAAACTTGTCAATGAGTTGTACGCTCCTTTTGATAAAGAATTTAATGAAGTGTTGGGTCGAACAAAAGGAATGCTGTATAAGCGTGATACATTCTTCTCAACATTTGATCAACTCATCAATGATGCAATTATGGATGAGATGAAGTGTGATGTCTCTTTTACTCCAGGGTACAGATGGGGAACAACAGTCTTAGCAGGTGACAATATTTTAATGGACAATGTCTATGAGATGTGTGGGATTACCTATCCGGATGTTTATACATTTGAATTAAAAGGTGAAAAGATTGCGACACTTTTAGAAGATATCGCAGATAATGTTTTTAATGCAAATCCTTTATATCAGCAGGGTGGTGATATGAGCCGTCTTGGTGGTGTAACGTATTCTATCGCTGTTTCCAACAAAGCAGGTGAGAGAATATCAAATCTTAAAATAGGAGGTAAACCTATAGACTTGAAGAAAACTTATATAGTCTCATCATGGGGTGGGAACCTGCAAAAAGCGGGTGCCAACTTGCAAACTGACAAAATTCGTCCGGTTTATGATGTTGTACGTGATTATATTAAAAAGAAAAAAGTGGTCGATGTGAGTAACAAAGGTAATGTTACGATACTAGATTACAGTTGTGGCTGTCCGACTAAGGGGTCAAGGGGCTGCTAA
- the soxA gene encoding sulfur oxidation c-type cytochrome SoxA — protein MKTGIKIALSVAMLASLSYGGEQFAMSDADRAMYAEMSENNPADIMVADGEELLGYMGGDEGLAKYLGVTEDELPAYIAGFPRYIKKFDMVVGIDQVLQAMMADGGHKPLKLKSGNMFAMVAYVKSIANGEKINIDVTANKQMKEAYALGLKTYMTKRGGRGLSCNSCHAPAVVGRILRTQPLPDLGANGAKAAATWPAYRMTKSSLRTLQRRFQGCMKNALLKVIPLGSKQMVALEVYLTNKAKGAEISIPGLKR, from the coding sequence ATGAAAACAGGTATTAAAATAGCTCTATCAGTTGCAATGCTTGCTTCATTATCTTATGGTGGTGAGCAATTTGCAATGAGCGACGCAGACCGTGCAATGTACGCAGAGATGTCAGAAAACAATCCTGCAGACATTATGGTGGCTGACGGTGAAGAATTACTAGGTTATATGGGTGGAGACGAAGGTCTTGCAAAATACCTTGGTGTGACTGAAGATGAACTGCCGGCATATATAGCAGGTTTTCCCCGCTATATCAAAAAGTTTGACATGGTTGTAGGTATTGACCAGGTTCTACAGGCAATGATGGCAGACGGTGGGCACAAACCACTCAAGCTTAAAAGCGGAAATATGTTTGCAATGGTGGCATATGTGAAATCTATTGCAAACGGTGAAAAGATAAACATAGACGTAACAGCAAACAAGCAGATGAAAGAAGCTTATGCACTGGGTTTGAAGACATATATGACAAAACGCGGTGGTCGCGGACTTTCATGTAACTCTTGTCATGCTCCTGCTGTAGTCGGTCGTATTTTAAGAACACAGCCGCTGCCGGATTTAGGTGCAAACGGAGCTAAGGCTGCTGCAACCTGGCCGGCATACAGAATGACAAAATCATCTTTAAGAACACTGCAACGTCGTTTTCAGGGATGTATGAAAAATGCACTTTTAAAAGTTATACCGCTCGGTTCAAAACAGATGGTAGCACTTGAAGTGTATTTAACAAATAAAGCAAAGGGCGCTGAAATTTCAATCCCTGGTTTAAAAAGATAG
- the soxZ gene encoding thiosulfate oxidation carrier complex protein SoxZ yields MQERKSLIKIKPKRYKNGEIVKVSFMVMHPMHTGMAKDKKTKKIIPAKYINSVKFIYNGKEITSMKVWESLSVNPVFTTYMKINGKGKLTVKYTDNTGEAHEKTKKIKPKG; encoded by the coding sequence ATGCAAGAAAGAAAGTCACTGATTAAAATCAAGCCAAAAAGATACAAAAATGGCGAGATAGTTAAAGTTAGTTTTATGGTTATGCACCCAATGCATACTGGTATGGCTAAAGATAAAAAAACGAAAAAAATTATTCCGGCAAAATATATAAACAGTGTAAAGTTTATTTATAACGGAAAAGAGATTACAAGCATGAAAGTCTGGGAGTCATTATCTGTAAATCCTGTATTTACTACATACATGAAAATTAACGGCAAAGGGAAACTGACTGTTAAATATACGGATAATACTGGCGAAGCGCACGAAAAAACCAAAAAGATTAAACCAAAAGGATAA
- the soxY gene encoding thiosulfate oxidation carrier protein SoxY, whose protein sequence is MQRRDFFKKLGTVAAVSAVMPAMSFAGGSKPVSPNKMDYNTAVKTITGGKTPKPSKKVKLKVPEIAENGAVVPVTVTVDSPMTESNYVKAIHILTGKNSNARTIDVYLTPANGKAMFSTRIKLGGTQKVVALVELSNGEFLTASQSVKVTIGGCG, encoded by the coding sequence ATGCAAAGAAGAGATTTTTTCAAAAAATTAGGAACAGTAGCTGCGGTATCAGCTGTTATGCCAGCAATGAGTTTTGCCGGTGGTTCGAAACCTGTCAGTCCAAATAAAATGGACTACAATACTGCTGTAAAGACGATAACAGGCGGGAAAACTCCTAAACCTTCAAAAAAAGTGAAATTAAAAGTTCCGGAAATTGCGGAAAACGGTGCAGTTGTTCCGGTAACTGTAACAGTTGATTCTCCAATGACTGAGAGTAACTATGTGAAAGCTATTCATATTTTAACAGGAAAAAATTCAAACGCTCGTACAATTGATGTTTATTTGACTCCTGCTAACGGCAAAGCAATGTTTTCAACACGTATTAAACTTGGTGGCACGCAAAAAGTAGTTGCTTTGGTAGAGTTAAGTAATGGTGAGTTTTTAACAGCTTCTCAAAGTGTTAAAGTAACTATTGGTGGTTGTGGTTGA
- the soxX gene encoding sulfur oxidation c-type cytochrome SoxX → MKKTVMMSLLVGVSLFATDYSKVITHPDASKMIEKDLLAPPKVYSMPAGCVTTDPDAIARGAYIFHNLNGKKAKKNPPKGLSRKTKDGKVKQYGNCVACHNIEGAKGAGNIGPDLTDYRENFINSGARDNQFVFQKIADARIDNPDTHMTINLTTKLFTPREICDITSYIVAPK, encoded by the coding sequence ATGAAGAAAACTGTTATGATGTCATTACTTGTGGGTGTTTCATTATTTGCTACTGATTATAGCAAAGTAATAACGCATCCGGATGCGAGTAAGATGATAGAAAAAGATTTGTTAGCACCACCCAAAGTATATAGTATGCCAGCCGGTTGTGTAACAACTGACCCTGATGCGATAGCAAGAGGTGCATATATTTTCCATAACCTAAACGGAAAAAAGGCAAAGAAAAACCCGCCAAAAGGTTTGTCTAGAAAAACAAAGGACGGAAAAGTCAAGCAATACGGAAACTGTGTTGCATGTCATAATATAGAAGGTGCAAAAGGTGCCGGTAATATAGGTCCTGATTTAACTGACTATAGAGAAAACTTTATTAACAGTGGTGCAAGAGACAACCAGTTTGTTTTTCAAAAAATAGCAGATGCTCGTATTGACAATCCGGATACTCATATGACAATTAACTTGACAACCAAGTTATTCACTCCAAGAGAAATATGTGATATTACTTCATATATTGTTGCTCCAAAATAA
- a CDS encoding sensor histidine kinase, which yields MKDNKYSAKYALIYTFLVSGILLTPLFFYLVYMKNIHSIQNELFLKEKSLLVVKAMEEFNQDDEYFEYPRFKTFQSGLYDEGFHPIFTLIDTPINYFKEGYYLEGNNAYLIVTLPKERYFGARYLVLKNEISFAPVYEKVFIILFTIVVFVFILSLFFLGSFAKPFQRINKQLDNFIKDSMHEINTPLSIINVNIDLYNRKHEQNKYMQRMKAAAKVLSNIYNDMDYLIKYERLHHEKKDIDLAEFLKERIEYFNEVAKMKNIQINASVQECKTVYMNDKELQRLIDNNISNAIKYSYENSNIDITLYKENEKCCLSFKDYGVGIEKVEKIFSRYYREDSSKGGFGIGLNIVKAIIDKENIELKIESLPKQGSLFIYTFPQKKTN from the coding sequence TTGAAAGATAATAAATATTCGGCAAAATATGCACTTATTTATACTTTTTTGGTATCAGGCATTTTGCTGACGCCTCTGTTTTTTTATTTAGTCTATATGAAAAATATACACTCCATTCAAAATGAGCTTTTTTTGAAAGAAAAGTCTCTTTTGGTGGTAAAAGCGATGGAAGAGTTTAATCAGGATGATGAATATTTTGAGTATCCGAGATTTAAAACATTTCAATCAGGTCTTTATGACGAAGGTTTCCATCCGATTTTTACTTTGATTGACACTCCGATCAATTATTTTAAAGAGGGATATTATTTAGAAGGCAACAACGCCTATCTCATTGTAACCTTGCCAAAAGAGAGATATTTCGGTGCAAGATATCTTGTACTGAAAAATGAAATCTCCTTTGCGCCTGTGTATGAAAAAGTATTTATTATCCTTTTTACCATTGTTGTCTTTGTTTTTATACTGAGTCTCTTTTTTCTGGGCAGTTTTGCCAAACCTTTTCAAAGAATTAACAAACAGTTGGACAATTTTATAAAAGACTCCATGCATGAGATTAATACACCTCTGTCTATCATTAATGTAAATATTGATCTTTACAACAGAAAACATGAACAAAACAAATATATGCAGAGAATGAAAGCTGCCGCAAAAGTACTTTCAAATATCTACAATGATATGGACTATCTTATAAAATACGAACGCTTGCATCATGAAAAAAAAGATATAGATCTTGCCGAGTTCCTCAAAGAACGCATAGAGTATTTTAATGAAGTTGCCAAAATGAAAAATATTCAGATAAATGCATCAGTACAGGAGTGCAAAACGGTGTATATGAATGACAAAGAACTGCAGCGTCTCATTGACAACAACATTTCCAATGCCATAAAGTACTCGTATGAAAATTCAAATATTGACATTACGCTGTATAAAGAAAACGAAAAATGCTGTTTGAGTTTTAAAGACTATGGTGTAGGCATTGAAAAGGTTGAAAAGATATTTAGCCGATACTATAGAGAAGACAGCAGCAAAGGCGGTTTTGGAATAGGGCTCAATATAGTAAAAGCGATTATAGATAAAGAGAATATAGAACTCAAAATAGAGTCACTGCCGAAGCAGGGAAGTCTATTTATCTACACATTTCCTCAAAAAAAGACAAATTAA
- a CDS encoding response regulator transcription factor, with amino-acid sequence MRILLLEDEYSLRISVEEFLSDLGYEVDGITDGLEAYDAVYDKSYDLLLLDVNVPSLNGFELLKKLRADEITTPAIFLTSMTDVDDLKEGYKRGCCDYIRKPFDLEELELRIDQAIASHLQNDGNSVELGCGLVYDLKKSKLTKDDEEIVLRKTEKDLLEVLIKHKNSIVSTEMFQDEVWGEYVEPATIRVQLNNLKKKLPQAVIQNRRGLGYIIER; translated from the coding sequence ATGAGAATTTTACTTTTGGAAGATGAATACTCTTTGCGTATCAGTGTAGAAGAATTTTTGAGTGATCTTGGATATGAAGTAGACGGGATTACGGACGGACTTGAAGCATATGATGCTGTTTATGATAAAAGCTATGACCTGCTCCTTTTGGATGTAAATGTTCCTTCTCTCAACGGTTTTGAACTTTTAAAAAAACTGCGTGCAGATGAAATTACAACACCTGCTATATTCTTAACATCCATGACGGATGTTGATGATTTAAAAGAGGGCTACAAAAGAGGATGTTGTGACTATATCCGCAAGCCGTTTGATCTCGAAGAGCTTGAACTGCGTATAGATCAGGCAATTGCAAGTCATTTGCAAAATGACGGGAACAGTGTGGAACTCGGCTGTGGTCTGGTGTATGATTTGAAAAAAAGCAAACTGACGAAAGATGATGAAGAGATTGTACTGCGAAAAACAGAAAAAGATTTGCTTGAAGTGCTTATCAAGCATAAAAACTCTATAGTTTCTACAGAAATGTTTCAAGATGAAGTCTGGGGAGAGTATGTGGAACCGGCTACAATACGGGTTCAGCTTAACAATCTTAAAAAGAAACTTCCACAGGCAGTCATACAAAACAGACGTGGTTTAGGGTACATTATTGAAAGATAA